A single genomic interval of Asinibacterium sp. OR53 harbors:
- a CDS encoding MATE family efflux transporter: MTTTNNTTIKKGFVAYFKEALQSEHQDFTQGSIRKAVFMLAVPMILEMCMESVFAIVDIFFVGKLGPGAAATVGLTESFLMIVYSVAIGLSMAATAMVARRVGEKNPDGAAKAGAQSALLAFVLSVIISLIGIFFAEKILTLMGANAQVVSMGHRYTRIMLTGNIVIMLLFLINGIFRGAGDATIAMRSLWLANICNIILCPLLIHFFGLPGAAMATTTGRGIGVCYQVYRLFKGKGIIKIHIHHFIPDWSIIRSLMNIAVTATLQFLVASASWMVMARITADFGSEAVAGYTIAFRWIVFFLMPAWGLSNAAATLVGQNLGAQQPGRAEESVWKTARYNALFMTFVSLLFIVGAEFFVGLINHTNPEVIKTAVTALRIISLGYIFYGVGMVMINAFNGAGDSRTPTWINLFWFWIFQIPFAYLLAINLQMGPKGVFIAIVVTETCVTITSVLLFRRGKWKTVKI, translated from the coding sequence ATGACAACAACCAACAATACTACCATTAAGAAAGGATTTGTCGCTTATTTCAAAGAAGCCTTGCAAAGCGAACACCAGGATTTTACCCAGGGCAGCATACGCAAAGCCGTATTCATGCTGGCCGTTCCCATGATACTGGAAATGTGCATGGAGTCGGTATTTGCTATTGTAGATATTTTTTTCGTAGGAAAGTTGGGCCCGGGTGCGGCGGCTACAGTAGGCTTAACAGAATCATTCCTCATGATCGTTTATTCTGTGGCCATTGGTTTGAGTATGGCCGCAACAGCAATGGTAGCCAGGCGTGTGGGTGAGAAAAATCCCGATGGGGCAGCCAAAGCAGGTGCACAATCTGCGTTGCTGGCTTTTGTGCTCAGCGTGATCATCAGCCTTATTGGTATTTTCTTTGCCGAAAAAATATTGACCCTGATGGGCGCCAATGCACAGGTAGTGAGCATGGGCCACCGCTATACCCGCATCATGTTAACGGGTAATATTGTGATCATGTTGTTGTTCCTTATCAATGGCATATTCAGAGGGGCGGGCGATGCTACCATCGCCATGCGCAGTCTATGGCTGGCCAACATCTGTAACATCATCCTTTGTCCTTTACTGATCCATTTCTTTGGCCTGCCTGGCGCTGCAATGGCCACTACAACAGGCCGTGGCATTGGCGTATGTTACCAGGTGTACCGCTTATTCAAAGGAAAAGGGATCATCAAAATACATATTCATCATTTCATACCCGATTGGAGCATCATAAGATCGCTGATGAATATTGCGGTTACCGCTACCCTGCAGTTTTTAGTAGCATCGGCCAGCTGGATGGTGATGGCGCGCATCACTGCTGATTTCGGTAGTGAAGCAGTGGCTGGTTATACCATTGCTTTCCGATGGATCGTGTTCTTCCTCATGCCGGCATGGGGACTCAGCAATGCGGCTGCCACGCTGGTGGGACAAAACCTGGGTGCACAACAACCGGGACGGGCAGAAGAGTCTGTATGGAAAACCGCCCGCTATAATGCGCTCTTCATGACTTTCGTTTCTTTATTATTTATAGTAGGTGCAGAATTTTTTGTAGGACTCATCAACCACACCAATCCCGAAGTGATCAAAACAGCTGTTACGGCTTTGCGCATCATCAGCCTGGGATATATATTTTATGGAGTGGGTATGGTAATGATCAATGCATTCAACGGCGCCGGTGACAGCCGCACACCCACCTGGATCAATTTGTTCTGGTTCTGGATATTCCAGATACCCTTTGCCTATTTGCTGGCCATCAATTTGCAAATGGGACCTAAAGGAGTATTCATTGCTATTGTAGTAACCGAAACCTGTGTTACTATTACCAGCGTATTATTGTTCCGCAGGGGTAAGTGGAAGACGGTGAAGATATAA
- a CDS encoding thiamine phosphate synthase — translation MKLIVITPENTVPEEASLVNQLFQLGLDRLHLRKKDFGIDQYHAYLQQIDPEYHHRIAVHEQFDLVLTYHSLGLHCKNHVLHDQTQMKRILELYPISLSASVHSWREVEENSYPLNYVFISPVYNSISKKGYQASIDLNYLQPLKDNAATDLPAVVALGGITHAHIPELFQKGFDGVAVLGAIWEGADPLAAFSKIKNAISECL, via the coding sequence ATGAAACTGATCGTTATTACACCCGAAAATACCGTGCCGGAGGAAGCTTCGCTGGTAAATCAGTTGTTTCAACTGGGGCTCGACAGGTTACACCTGCGTAAAAAAGATTTCGGCATCGATCAATACCATGCTTACCTGCAACAAATTGATCCGGAGTATCATCATCGTATTGCAGTACACGAGCAATTCGACCTGGTGCTTACTTATCATTCACTGGGGTTGCATTGTAAGAACCATGTGCTGCACGATCAAACACAGATGAAACGGATATTGGAACTATACCCGATATCTCTTTCAGCTTCTGTACATTCCTGGCGGGAAGTGGAAGAGAACAGCTATCCGCTTAATTATGTTTTCATCAGTCCTGTTTACAATAGTATTTCTAAAAAAGGATACCAGGCATCGATTGACCTCAATTATTTGCAACCATTGAAGGATAATGCCGCAACCGATTTACCAGCAGTCGTGGCATTGGGTGGTATTACACATGCACATATTCCTGAATTGTTTCAAAAAGGATTTGATGGCGTGGCAGTATTGGGTGCTATTTGGGAAGGAGCCGATCCCCTGGCTGCTTTCAGCAAGATCAAAAATGCGATCAGTGAATGTCTTTGA
- the moeB gene encoding molybdopterin-synthase adenylyltransferase MoeB: protein MLSQEEIERYSRQLILPEFGTAGQLMLQRAKVLLIGAGGLGCPAAQYLAAAGIGTLGIVDGDKVETSNLQRQVLYTREDIGQSKAQVAAAKMRLLNPFIKVQAHAITVTKDNIISLFEGYDLIVDGSDNFATRYLVNDACVITGKPLVFGSIFKFEGQVSVFNWGDGPTYRCVFPEPPGNDEAPDCATIGVIATLPGIVGTLMANEVIKLVTGIGETLSGRLLVINALNMQLQEFRFEAIAGNKQINQLANYEFECASLPVDTISYEALQAMNQTTPVELIDVREAEERALFHIGGMHIPLSALPQQATQLNPAQTYVLYCASGIRSAKAVSILKEKGFDHVLSLANGIKDIH, encoded by the coding sequence ATGTTATCACAGGAAGAAATAGAACGTTATAGCCGGCAACTGATATTGCCGGAGTTTGGTACAGCCGGTCAATTGATGCTGCAACGGGCCAAAGTATTACTCATTGGTGCAGGCGGATTAGGATGCCCTGCTGCACAGTACCTCGCTGCTGCCGGCATCGGTACATTGGGCATTGTTGATGGAGACAAAGTAGAAACCAGTAACCTGCAAAGGCAGGTGTTATATACGCGGGAAGATATCGGCCAATCCAAAGCCCAGGTTGCAGCAGCAAAAATGCGTTTACTGAACCCGTTCATAAAAGTACAGGCTCATGCGATTACAGTTACCAAAGACAATATCATATCCTTGTTTGAAGGATACGACCTCATTGTAGATGGCTCAGACAATTTTGCCACCAGGTATTTAGTGAATGATGCTTGTGTGATCACAGGCAAACCATTAGTCTTCGGTTCTATTTTCAAATTCGAGGGACAGGTATCGGTATTCAATTGGGGTGATGGACCAACCTATCGTTGTGTATTCCCCGAACCACCCGGAAACGATGAAGCACCTGACTGCGCTACCATTGGTGTGATCGCTACATTGCCTGGTATAGTAGGCACCCTCATGGCCAATGAGGTGATCAAGCTCGTTACCGGAATCGGGGAGACTTTGTCGGGCCGCCTCCTGGTGATCAATGCATTGAACATGCAGCTACAGGAGTTCCGTTTTGAAGCGATTGCCGGCAACAAACAGATCAACCAATTAGCCAATTATGAATTCGAATGCGCTTCATTGCCTGTAGATACCATTTCTTATGAAGCATTGCAAGCAATGAATCAAACAACTCCGGTAGAACTGATTGATGTAAGAGAAGCAGAAGAGCGGGCATTGTTTCACATCGGCGGCATGCATATACCCTTATCTGCATTGCCTCAACAAGCAACACAGCTGAATCCCGCACAGACTTATGTATTGTATTGTGCATCCGGTATCAGGAGCGCGAAGGCGGTAAGTATATTAAAAGAAAAAGGCTTTGACCATGTGCTGAGTTTAGCAAACGGCATCAAAGACATTCACTGA
- the thiH gene encoding 2-iminoacetate synthase ThiH, which translates to MFQELFDQYQWDEIKQSIYCKTAADVEAALRKNKRNLEDFKALISPAAMPYLEEMAMLSHRLTQKRFGKTLQLYIPLYLSNECQNICTYCGFSLHNQIPRKTLSSSEIQQEADYLKQQGFEHVLLVTGEANRTVGVDYLKNAITLLKQQFANVSMEVQPLEQDEYETLINAGLHTVLVYQETYHKDDYKLHHTKGKKSNFYYRLATPDRLGKAGIHKIGLGVLIGLEDWRTDNFFTALHLQYLEKTYWQTKYSISFPRLRPAEGLIEPKVVMNDKELVQLICAWRIFNEEVELSMSTRENEKFRDHIIQLGITSISAGSKTNPGGYVTAVESLEQFEIDDSRSPAEVVRMIERQGYKAVWKDWEAFA; encoded by the coding sequence ATGTTCCAGGAGCTATTCGATCAATACCAGTGGGATGAGATAAAGCAAAGCATCTACTGTAAAACAGCGGCTGATGTGGAAGCTGCTTTGCGCAAAAACAAACGCAACCTGGAAGATTTCAAAGCATTGATCTCTCCCGCAGCCATGCCGTATCTTGAAGAGATGGCCATGCTGAGCCATCGCCTTACACAAAAGCGTTTTGGCAAAACATTGCAATTGTATATTCCTTTATATCTTTCGAACGAATGCCAGAATATATGCACGTATTGCGGGTTCAGTCTGCATAACCAGATACCACGCAAAACGTTATCGTCTTCCGAGATTCAGCAGGAGGCCGATTACCTGAAGCAACAAGGATTTGAACACGTACTGCTCGTTACCGGTGAAGCCAACAGAACCGTAGGTGTTGATTACCTGAAAAATGCTATTACTTTATTGAAACAACAGTTTGCCAATGTGTCGATGGAAGTGCAGCCGCTGGAGCAAGACGAATACGAAACACTCATCAATGCCGGGTTACATACGGTGCTGGTATACCAGGAAACCTATCATAAAGACGATTACAAACTGCACCACACCAAAGGAAAAAAATCTAATTTCTATTACCGCCTCGCCACGCCCGACAGGCTTGGCAAGGCCGGTATTCATAAGATTGGACTGGGTGTTTTGATTGGACTGGAAGACTGGCGCACCGATAATTTTTTTACCGCCCTGCATTTGCAATACCTGGAGAAAACTTACTGGCAAACAAAATACAGCATCTCTTTTCCCAGGTTAAGACCTGCAGAAGGATTGATAGAACCCAAAGTGGTGATGAACGATAAAGAGTTGGTACAACTGATTTGTGCCTGGCGTATTTTTAACGAAGAAGTGGAGTTGTCAATGTCGACCCGCGAAAATGAAAAATTCCGCGATCACATCATTCAACTGGGTATCACCAGCATCAGCGCCGGTTCTAAAACAAACCCGGGTGGTTATGTAACCGCAGTAGAATCGTTGGAGCAGTTTGAAATAGATGACAGCCGCAGTCCGGCCGAAGTAGTGCGTATGATTGAGCGACAGGGGTACAAAGCCGTGTGGAAAGACTGGGAAGCTTTTGCATAA
- a CDS encoding thiazole synthase, with protein sequence MKDALIIGGQSFNSRLITGTGKFGNHQLMEEALLASGTELVTMALKRIEKDDDDDILKHLRHPSIHLLPNTSGVRNAKEAVFAAQMAREALETNWLKLEIHPDPKYLLPDPVETLEAAAELVKLGFIVLPYIHADPVLCKRLEEVGVAAVMPLGSPIGSNKGLKTIDFLQIIIEQSNVPVIVDAGIGAPSHAAAAMELGADAVLVNTAIAVSGDPITMALAFRQGVESGRKAWLAGLGAVSDHAHASSPFTQFLAEL encoded by the coding sequence ATGAAAGATGCATTGATCATAGGCGGACAATCATTCAACAGTCGCCTCATTACAGGAACCGGCAAATTCGGTAACCACCAGTTGATGGAAGAAGCTTTGCTTGCTTCCGGAACTGAATTGGTAACGATGGCGTTGAAACGCATAGAAAAAGACGATGATGATGATATATTGAAACATCTTCGTCATCCTTCCATACACTTACTGCCCAATACATCGGGTGTGCGCAATGCAAAAGAAGCAGTGTTCGCCGCGCAAATGGCCAGGGAAGCGTTGGAGACGAATTGGCTCAAACTCGAGATCCATCCTGATCCCAAATACCTGTTGCCCGACCCCGTTGAAACGCTGGAAGCAGCGGCAGAACTGGTGAAACTCGGCTTCATTGTATTACCCTATATCCATGCCGATCCGGTGCTGTGCAAGCGGCTCGAAGAAGTAGGTGTTGCAGCTGTAATGCCGCTAGGTTCGCCCATTGGCAGTAACAAAGGATTGAAAACGATCGATTTCCTGCAGATCATCATTGAACAAAGCAATGTACCCGTGATCGTAGATGCAGGAATAGGCGCCCCCAGTCATGCTGCCGCTGCTATGGAGTTAGGTGCTGACGCTGTTCTTGTAAACACCGCCATCGCCGTCTCCGGAGACCCCATAACTATGGCCCTTGCCTTTAGGCAAGGGGTAGAATCAGGAAGAAAGGCGTGGTTGGCAGGTTTGGGTGCAGTGAGCGATCATGCACACGCCAGCAGCCCGTTCACACAATTTTTAGCAGAACTCTAA
- a CDS encoding thiamine phosphate synthase, whose translation MKQISKLQYITTSADLARMACEAGVDWIQLRLKNITYEAYKTTALDVLAVCREHQAKLIINDNVSLALDIGADGVHIGKEDMPLSKARAILGNDYIIGCTANTLEDLRKIAKGPADYIGLGPYRFTTTKEKLSPVLGLQGYHTLFEQLIQEGLVIPPVVGIGGICAEDVPLLLETGLHGVAVSAAISQAPKVKKVARAFVELCNHHTIKTV comes from the coding sequence ATGAAACAAATCAGTAAACTACAATACATCACCACATCTGCCGACCTGGCACGTATGGCCTGCGAAGCCGGTGTTGACTGGATACAGTTGCGGCTGAAAAATATTACTTATGAAGCTTACAAAACAACAGCATTGGATGTACTTGCTGTTTGTCGTGAGCACCAGGCAAAACTGATCATCAACGACAATGTATCGCTGGCGTTGGATATTGGTGCCGATGGCGTGCATATAGGAAAGGAAGACATGCCACTGTCGAAAGCCAGGGCCATCCTGGGCAATGATTATATCATAGGATGCACGGCCAACACACTGGAAGACCTGCGGAAGATTGCCAAAGGTCCGGCGGACTATATTGGATTAGGTCCTTATCGTTTCACCACTACCAAAGAAAAACTGAGTCCTGTATTAGGATTGCAAGGCTATCACACCCTTTTTGAACAATTGATACAGGAAGGATTGGTTATTCCACCCGTGGTGGGTATCGGCGGTATCTGTGCAGAAGACGTGCCGCTTTTACTGGAAACGGGTTTGCATGGTGTTGCTGTTTCCGCTGCTATTTCACAGGCCCCGAAAGTGAAAAAAGTCGCGCGCGCATTTGTTGAGTTGTGTAACCATCATACCATTAAAACCGTTTGA
- a CDS encoding hydroxymethylpyrimidine/phosphomethylpyrimidine kinase → MKTTRPYVLSIAGFDPSGGAGILADIKTIEANGGYGLGVLSANTFQNDIAFEKTAWIPVETIKEQMSVLFKRFQTHHYKIGLIESLEVLEELVVFIQAHHAGAVITWDPILKASAGFSFHDRIDKKRLQAVMKQISVITPNIPEAEQLFGEGAALHQQLLESSEYCAIYLKGGHATEVMATDTLYVERTTYTYQQPRIAHGEKHGSGCVLSAALATQLALGKDLPTAAENAGRYTHLFLSSNQTLLGYHQYPVHHETNQ, encoded by the coding sequence TTGAAAACAACCCGACCATATGTATTGAGTATTGCAGGCTTCGACCCCAGCGGCGGGGCCGGCATACTGGCCGATATCAAAACCATTGAAGCCAATGGAGGATATGGATTGGGTGTATTATCGGCCAATACATTCCAGAACGATATCGCTTTTGAAAAGACAGCGTGGATACCGGTTGAAACGATCAAAGAACAAATGAGCGTTTTGTTCAAAAGATTTCAAACACATCATTACAAGATCGGACTCATCGAAAGCCTCGAAGTACTGGAAGAACTGGTTGTTTTCATCCAAGCACATCATGCCGGTGCCGTCATTACCTGGGATCCTATATTGAAAGCGAGTGCAGGGTTCTCTTTTCATGATCGCATAGACAAGAAACGATTACAAGCAGTGATGAAACAGATCAGCGTTATTACACCCAATATCCCTGAAGCGGAACAACTTTTTGGTGAAGGAGCAGCATTGCACCAACAATTACTGGAGAGCAGTGAATACTGCGCCATTTACCTGAAAGGCGGACATGCAACAGAAGTCATGGCTACCGATACATTGTATGTAGAGCGCACAACTTATACTTACCAGCAACCCAGGATCGCCCACGGCGAAAAACACGGAAGCGGCTGCGTATTATCTGCTGCATTGGCCACGCAACTTGCTTTGGGAAAAGACCTGCCAACAGCAGCAGAAAATGCCGGCAGGTACACACATTTATTTTTATCCAGCAATCAAACATTGTTAGGATATCATCAATACCCGGTTCATCATGAAACAAATCAGTAA
- the thiC gene encoding phosphomethylpyrimidine synthase ThiC, whose product MKKDKTPVSQDDLIVRTPLTGSRKIYVPGKLHNIQVAMREITVGDTVNHSFGKEETVANAPVTVYDTSGPYTDPSVSIDLRKGLPRLRESWIINRNDVEKQDAFSSAYSNQRLNDEKLKPLQFEHIEKPYKAIKGKNVTQLHYAKQGIITPEMEYIAIRENQRIDAINQHDVNNHQHPGDGFGANTPLKKITPEFVRDEVAAGRAIIPSNINHPEAEPMIIGRNFLVKINTNIGNSAVTSSIEEEVDKAVWSCRWGGDTLMDLSTGKNIHETREWIIRNCPVPVGTVPIYQALEKVNGKAEDLTWEIFKDTLIEQAEQGVDYFTIHAGVLLRYIPLTANRTTGIVSRGGSILAKWCLAHHKENFLYTHFEEICEIMKAYDVSFSLGDGLRPGSIADANDAAQFAELETLGELTKIAWKHDVQVMIEGPGHIPMHLIKENMDKQLKECHEAPFYTLGPLTTDIAPGYDHITSAIGAAMIGWYGTAMLCYVTPKEHLGLPNKKDVKDGVIAYKIAAHAADLAKGHPGAQYRDNALSKARFEFRWEDQFNLSLDPDTARSFHDETLPAEGAKLAHFCSMCGPHFCSMKITQDIRDAAKQGLEVATGMEEKAKEFKEQGSEIYI is encoded by the coding sequence ATGAAAAAAGACAAAACACCCGTTTCGCAGGACGACCTGATCGTTCGCACGCCGCTCACCGGCTCACGCAAAATTTATGTGCCGGGCAAACTGCACAACATCCAGGTGGCCATGCGCGAAATAACCGTAGGCGATACGGTGAATCATTCATTTGGAAAAGAAGAAACCGTTGCCAATGCACCGGTAACTGTATACGACACGAGCGGTCCGTATACCGATCCTTCCGTTTCCATCGACCTGCGCAAGGGTTTGCCCAGGCTGCGCGAATCCTGGATCATCAACAGGAACGACGTAGAAAAGCAGGATGCTTTTTCTTCTGCCTACAGCAACCAGCGGTTGAATGATGAAAAACTAAAACCGCTTCAGTTCGAACACATCGAAAAACCATACAAAGCCATCAAAGGAAAAAATGTTACCCAATTGCATTATGCAAAGCAGGGCATCATCACCCCGGAGATGGAATACATTGCTATCCGTGAAAACCAGCGCATCGATGCGATCAACCAGCATGATGTCAACAATCACCAACATCCCGGAGACGGTTTCGGCGCTAATACGCCGCTGAAAAAGATCACACCCGAATTTGTGCGGGATGAAGTAGCGGCCGGTCGCGCCATCATCCCGTCTAATATCAATCACCCGGAAGCAGAACCTATGATCATCGGGCGTAACTTCCTGGTGAAGATCAATACGAATATTGGCAATTCTGCCGTTACCTCTTCTATCGAGGAAGAAGTTGACAAAGCAGTTTGGAGTTGCCGCTGGGGTGGCGATACGCTGATGGATCTCTCTACCGGCAAGAACATCCATGAAACAAGGGAATGGATCATTCGTAACTGCCCTGTGCCTGTAGGAACCGTTCCAATTTACCAGGCGCTGGAAAAAGTGAATGGAAAGGCCGAAGACCTTACCTGGGAAATTTTCAAAGACACTTTGATAGAACAAGCCGAGCAAGGCGTGGATTATTTTACTATCCATGCAGGCGTGCTGCTGCGTTATATTCCGCTCACAGCCAACCGTACTACCGGCATTGTTTCACGCGGAGGTAGCATACTGGCCAAATGGTGCCTGGCACATCACAAAGAAAATTTCCTCTACACACATTTCGAAGAGATCTGTGAGATCATGAAAGCGTATGATGTAAGTTTTTCATTGGGAGATGGATTGCGCCCCGGCTCTATTGCCGATGCCAATGATGCTGCGCAGTTTGCCGAATTGGAAACTTTAGGAGAACTCACCAAGATCGCCTGGAAACACGATGTACAGGTGATGATCGAAGGCCCGGGTCATATACCCATGCACCTCATCAAAGAGAACATGGACAAACAATTGAAAGAATGCCACGAAGCGCCATTTTATACACTGGGACCATTGACTACCGATATCGCACCCGGTTATGATCATATTACATCTGCTATTGGTGCAGCGATGATCGGATGGTACGGTACGGCCATGCTTTGTTATGTAACACCCAAAGAACACTTAGGCTTACCCAATAAAAAAGATGTGAAGGACGGCGTGATCGCTTACAAGATTGCCGCTCATGCAGCCGATCTGGCCAAAGGCCATCCCGGTGCACAATACAGGGATAATGCACTCAGCAAAGCGAGGTTCGAATTCCGTTGGGAAGACCAGTTCAATCTTTCACTCGATCCCGATACGGCACGCAGTTTCCACGACGAAACATTGCCAGCTGAGGGCGCCAAGCTGGCTCATTTCTGTTCCATGTGCGGTCCGCATTTCTGCTCCATGAAGATTACACAGGATATCAGGGACGCAGCAAAACAAGGGCTGGAAGTAGCAACCGGTATGGAAGAGAAGGCCAAAGAATTCAAAGAGCAGGGATCTGAGATCTATATATAA
- the thiS gene encoding sulfur carrier protein ThiS, which produces MIVSVNNQQQDLPEHATVLQALQSIQVQSFNGVAVAVNNTIVKKENWSTHSLQPNDSLVLIRASQGG; this is translated from the coding sequence ATGATTGTTTCTGTCAATAATCAACAACAGGATCTTCCTGAGCACGCTACGGTGTTGCAGGCACTGCAATCCATACAGGTACAATCGTTCAATGGTGTGGCGGTTGCTGTAAACAATACCATCGTCAAAAAGGAAAACTGGTCCACTCATTCATTACAACCCAACGACTCCCTGGTCTTAATACGCGCTTCACAGGGCGGATAA
- a CDS encoding aspartyl/asparaginyl beta-hydroxylase domain-containing protein: protein MPNNLKSKLSHFFTLQVANRVLMGLGNLMTPFSKVSSKPILPKEEFPWAKILEDNWENIQAEVHALLANQSDLPNIQDIQPAESLLTTDNKWKTFFLQGFGHKAEKNRERCPATAKVLDQIPDLLTGFFSILHPGKHIPAHKGIFKGIVRTHLGLIIPGKPGECRMRVDKEYIHWEQGKAVFFDDTYNHEVWNDSDGIRVVLLIDTKRPYSKIGERINNFVINGITNSVYVKDALKKNEDWEKMYYKVLA from the coding sequence ATGCCTAATAACCTAAAATCAAAACTGTCGCATTTTTTCACTTTACAAGTGGCCAATCGTGTTTTAATGGGATTAGGGAATTTGATGACCCCTTTTTCAAAAGTGAGCAGCAAACCCATCCTGCCAAAAGAAGAATTTCCCTGGGCAAAAATTCTGGAAGACAATTGGGAGAACATCCAGGCGGAGGTACACGCCCTGCTGGCTAACCAGAGCGATCTTCCCAATATCCAGGATATACAACCTGCTGAATCGTTGCTCACGACCGATAATAAATGGAAAACTTTTTTCCTGCAGGGCTTCGGACATAAAGCAGAAAAGAATCGCGAGCGCTGTCCGGCTACTGCTAAGGTGTTGGATCAGATCCCCGATTTGCTGACCGGATTTTTTTCCATCCTTCATCCGGGCAAACATATTCCTGCGCACAAGGGCATCTTTAAAGGAATTGTAAGAACCCATCTCGGATTGATCATTCCGGGCAAACCCGGTGAGTGCCGCATGCGTGTGGACAAAGAGTATATTCACTGGGAGCAGGGTAAAGCCGTTTTCTTTGACGATACGTATAACCACGAAGTATGGAATGACTCAGACGGCATCCGTGTGGTGTTATTGATCGATACCAAACGCCCTTACAGCAAAATAGGAGAGCGCATCAACAACTTTGTGATCAACGGCATTACAAATTCCGTTTATGTAAAAGACGCGTTGAAGAAGAACGAGGATTGGGAGAAAATGTATTATAAGGTACTGGCTTAA
- a CDS encoding tyrosine-type recombinase/integrase, whose protein sequence is MGQKNFKGVVSVANADGRIRLRWRYQAHRYSLSLYKYSKQNLLQAKKTALQIEQDMLNEQFDYSLNKYRGVQDISPRTEKTITEFFEEWTTVYRQMDCEKNVHYNAMRNTMKRWGQFNEKTALLKLNQETFGARTYNERLTMLKSFAGWLVKAQIWSHNPFADVNRKKVKKAKNPTRKPFTEEEISKILNAIRYDTFSPKSSRYKHSHYYPFVYFIFKTGVRNAEAIGLRVGSVNVVNKTIAIKEVMARSLVSTSSAQRIRKETKNGKERYLPLTADLHFILHPLIVGRDKDALVFESPTGLAIDDHNFQRRIFKNVLAKLGIEERVLYACRHTFGSRCIDAGITPVMTAFLMGNNPETALRNYTHQLNIPTELPEV, encoded by the coding sequence ATGGGTCAGAAAAACTTCAAGGGTGTCGTTAGTGTCGCAAATGCCGATGGCCGCATAAGACTACGTTGGAGATACCAAGCACACCGTTACTCATTAAGCCTTTATAAGTACAGCAAGCAAAACCTTTTACAAGCCAAGAAAACAGCCCTGCAAATCGAGCAGGATATGTTAAATGAGCAGTTCGACTATTCGCTCAACAAATATCGGGGTGTGCAGGATATATCACCTCGCACAGAAAAAACCATTACCGAATTTTTCGAGGAATGGACTACTGTTTACCGACAGATGGACTGTGAAAAGAACGTTCATTACAACGCTATGAGAAATACCATGAAAAGATGGGGACAGTTCAACGAAAAAACAGCCCTTCTCAAACTGAATCAGGAAACCTTTGGAGCAAGAACCTACAATGAACGTCTTACTATGCTCAAATCCTTTGCTGGGTGGCTTGTAAAGGCTCAAATCTGGTCTCATAACCCGTTTGCAGACGTTAACAGGAAAAAAGTGAAGAAAGCCAAAAATCCAACCAGAAAGCCTTTCACAGAAGAAGAAATATCGAAGATATTAAATGCTATTAGGTATGATACTTTTAGTCCGAAAAGTTCAAGATATAAGCACTCTCATTATTACCCATTCGTATACTTCATCTTCAAAACGGGTGTGAGGAATGCAGAAGCTATCGGTCTACGAGTGGGAAGTGTGAATGTAGTAAATAAGACCATTGCCATTAAAGAAGTGATGGCACGCTCCTTGGTAAGTACGAGTTCTGCACAAAGGATAAGAAAGGAAACGAAGAACGGAAAGGAGCGGTATTTGCCATTGACTGCTGATCTGCATTTCATTCTGCATCCATTGATTGTGGGTAGGGATAAAGATGCCTTAGTTTTCGAGTCTCCGACAGGGTTGGCTATCGATGACCATAATTTTCAAAGGCGTATTTTCAAAAACGTACTTGCAAAGTTGGGTATTGAAGAAAGGGTGCTGTATGCTTGCCGCCATACATTTGGTAGCCGTTGCATAGATGCAGGTATTACGCCTGTAATGACGGCTTTTCTGATGGGGAACAATCCTGAAACTGCATTGCGGAATTATACCCATCAGTTGAATATTCCAACGGAGTTGCCAGAAGTTTGA